The DNA window TAAATgtatttgttgttggtgttggATTTATCTTTCTTTCTACATATATTGCATACTTTGATATGGTTTAGGTTCTTGTTTGGTCTTGTACTCTTGTGTCTATTAAGAGGATTATTATGTGTTATGATTTTAGGGCTgtgaaaaaaattcaattacCAAACTATAGCTTACCGtttttttactgtttttttattggtattttttttatattttataatttatattagttattattattattattttaaataatagatatagtataatatttaataatttatatatatatatatatatatattatttatatgtaaattttaaattaagaattgtttttaaaaataaattataatttatatgatattataaaaaaaataaattaaaaaacaacttaaactaatatgtaaaattattttaataatattatcatatataaaaatatgataaaatttatttaaaatttaatttaaaattttgaataacttGTTAATCGATCCAAacgatttataaaataaaaatatgattaatcaGACAATTAATAGACCCGTTAACACCCATAATGATTATTAGGTTTCCTACCCATCATATGAAGTTTGGgggtataatattattattttttgtttttcagattatttttatatttaattatatataaaaataaaacaatatatatatatatatatatttttatctagtaaagtatattttgattttaattacaTGATAAAAAAACACAGATTCAAAACAATATAACAATGAAGGCTTGGCCCGGCCCGGCCCGGTCCGACCCAAATTGACAGATCAAAACCCTAAAAATCCTTAAGGTAACATTTCCAACGCCCATCTTCatatccatccatccatccatccatccatccttGTTTGACTGATTGCAAAGAGCGAAGATGAGCCGAGGAAATGCAGCCGCCGGCGGTGGACCAAAGGGGAAGAAGAAAGGTGTAACCTTCACCATTGACTGTTCTAAGCCGGTGGAGGATAAGATTATGGAGATTGCTTCTCTCGAGAAGTTTCTCCAAGAACGCATCAAGGTCGGTGGTAAGGCCGGTGCTCTCGGCGACACTGTTTCGATCTCTCGTGAGAAAAACAAGATCACTGTCACCTCAGATGCTAACTTCTCCAAGAGGTAAACTTTCTTTATTCTACTTCTACATTTGATTGTTATTTCCTAGACAACTCTGGAATTAGCTGAACCTGGTCTAGATTATGTATGAAATAGATTCTAATTTTCAACTATCTATTTGAAGAATGTAGGAAAGTATCACCAGGCTAGGATTTATGTGTTTAGCTAGTCTCTTGTCATGAAATAGAGATGAATGCAGCAAATTAGCCTCAAATATGGGATATCTGAACTCTTTATCATTGTCTGATAAGTGTGGATTTGCTTTCTTTTCTGTTGATCCACTTGGATGGAAAGATTGTCAATGAGTTGCTGGATACAGATCTAGATATTTTTGGTATAAAATGTGTTGCTGATTGATCATCTGTACGTTCTATTATCATGAAATTTGGATAGCTTGTTCATTTTTAAGAGCTCGCCCAGCCCAATTGAGCATTCCCTATGCTCAAAAACAACAATTATAGACACTTTCTTTTAGGTGTATCTGGATATGGGTAAGACTAAGTTCAGATATATCAACAACCCGAATGAATACGTACAGGATCTTTACCATTACCCACAAAGACATGGTCCTCATAAGGGTCTTATTGTGCTGAATAGAATGTGTTTGGATTGAAGTAGTTCTCTCTAAATATTACACTAGATTTATTTTGTTACATGTGGACTTTATGCCTACTAATGCTTGATTTTTATTGGCAGGTACTTGAAGTACTTGACaaagaaatatttgaagaagaacaatgttCGGGATTGGCTTCGTGTCATTGCATCCAACAAAGACCGCAATGTGTACGAGCTTCGCTACTTCAACATTGCTGAAAACGAGGGTGAAGAGGAAGAGTAGAATGAATAGTTCTTCATTTTGCGGGAAAGAACCCATATTccatttctttaatttattgcTTTTGCAATTTCAAAGACTTAGATTTTTGTTATGGTTGTCTTcatttctcataatttttattgcAATAATTAATCTCTCTCTAGCTAATGGTGCTTACATTTAGGATAATAAgaacaatataaatttaacaaagTATTTAAAGCCGGTTTTGCCATTATCCCACTCTTTAAAAGCTTTGCCTAGAGTTCAAGacattaatttttgtataagCCGGTAGCTTAAGTGAATATTTGTCTAGATTaccatttttcattattttttatttttgacataataacttttaaaattaaaaaataaaattttaggttcaacttgataaaatataaaatattttatttgaaaaaataagtatTGAAATACAATTCCAAAGTAgctaaaatataaatgaaaattataaaataaattggattgaattcaattaaaattacaactaaattctaaatattaatcttaaatgatgcaaaaaaaaaaaaacataagaaataaaattaaacccatattttaattacaattcaAAAGTTAAAAAACACTCTAATACTCTATTGTAATTTTGAAGCATGTATGAATGATGAATGCAGGGAACTTAGTTAGGGGATAGGGTCCAATTAATTAAGCATGAAGTTGCCATGATTGTCAAAGGCAAATCGTGTCTCTATTAGCCCCTCTTTAGAATATGTTGTAATTGTTTTACCAAATTTGAAAAGGGGTAGACCATTTTGGTGATGAACATTAAGTATGGAGTTAAAAGAAGCATTTAAGAAGATGCTCACAAATAGATTGAAGCCCACACAACAATAATTTCACTTGGGCAATGGTTCGATCGGTTTAGTCGTTTTATTCATCGAAAAATTCATCCTAATGGTT is part of the Impatiens glandulifera chromosome 1, dImpGla2.1, whole genome shotgun sequence genome and encodes:
- the LOC124920950 gene encoding 60S ribosomal protein L22-3 — protein: MSRGNAAAGGGPKGKKKGVTFTIDCSKPVEDKIMEIASLEKFLQERIKVGGKAGALGDTVSISREKNKITVTSDANFSKRYLKYLTKKYLKKNNVRDWLRVIASNKDRNVYELRYFNIAENEGEEEE